In Scomber japonicus isolate fScoJap1 chromosome 7, fScoJap1.pri, whole genome shotgun sequence, one genomic interval encodes:
- the LOC128362355 gene encoding NACHT, LRR and PYD domains-containing protein 3-like, with product MDATLMITEWTRRTQRVPVKKFQCLFEGIAKAGNPTLLNEIYTPLYITEGGTAEVNDEHEVRQIETASRKPDRPETTIRQEDIFKASPGRDEPIRTVMTKGVAGIGKTVLTQKFTLDWAEDKANQDIHFTFPFTFRALNVLKEKKYSLVELVHHFFTETKEAGICRFEEFQVVFIFDGLDECRLPLDFHNTEILTDVTESTSVDVLLTNLIRGKLLPSARLWITTRPAAANQIPPECVGMVTEVRGFTDPQKEEYFRKRFRDEEQARTIISHIKTSRSLHIMCHIPVFCWITATVLEDVVKSREGGELPKTLTEMYIHFLVLQTKLKKVKYDGGAETDPHWSPESRKMIESLGKLAFEQLQKGNLIFYESDLTECGFNIRAASVYSGVFTQVFKEERGLESVIFQKTVYSFVHLSVQEFLAAVYMYHCYTSSNTEVLEDSLGGYHHNSFLEYFLMEVMDKSFKSKNGHLDLVVRFLHGFSLESKQSLLGGLLGQTDNSPETIQSILDNLKEMDSDKYYYYHNGSDCIPPDRSINLFHCLMEMNDRSVHQEIREFLKSENRLWEYLSDIHCSALVDMLLMSEEVLDELDLEKYKASEEGRQRLIPAVRNCRKAVFSCCGLRDTHCEVVASALKSNPHLTHLDLSKNYLVDSSVKCLSAGLESPNCRLETLSLRWCGLTDIRCASLISALKNNPSHLRELDLWGNQLQELSLKPLCNFLESPDCRLETLGSKACGLSEISCASLASALKANPSHLRELDLSDNDLKDSGVNLLNGFLESPNCRLETLRSKDCGLSEISCASLASALKANPSHLRELDLSDNNLKDSGVNLLNGFLESPNCRLETLGLSCCSLTEISCASLASAVKCNPSHLRELDLSNNDLKDSDVKQLIDLQQSPDCRLER from the exons agtggACCAGGAGAACTCAGAGGGtcccagtg aagaagttccagtgtctgtttgaggggatcgctaaagcaggaaacccaacccttctgaatgagatctacacaccgctctacatcacagagggagggactgcagaggtcaatgatgaacatgaggtcagacagattgaaacagcatccaggaaaccagacagaccagaaacaacaatcagacaagaagacatctttaaagcctcacctggaagagatgaaccaatcagaacagtgatgacaaagggagtggctggcattgggaaaacagtcttaacacagaagttcactctggactgggctgaagacaaagccaaccaggacatacacttcacatttccattcactttcagagcgctgaatgtgctgaaagagaaaaagtacagcttggtggaacttgttcatcacttctttactgaaaccaaagaagcaggaatctgcaggtttgaagagttccaggttgtgttcatctttgacggtctggatgagtgtcgacttcctctggacttccacaacactgagatcctgactgatgttacagagtccacctcagtggatgtgctgctgacaaacctcatcagggggaaactgcttccctctgctcgcctctggataaccacacgacctgcagcagccaatcagatccctcctgagtgtgtcggcatggtgacagaggtcagagggttcactgacccacagaaggaggagtacttcaggaagagattcagagatgaggagcaggccagaaccatcatctcccacatcaagacatcacgaagcctccacatcatgtgccacatcccagtcttctgctggatcactgctacagttctggaggatgtggtgaaaagcagagagggaggagagctgcccaagaccctgactgagatgtacatccacttcctggtgcttcagaccaaactgaagaaggtcaagtatgatggaggagctgagacagatccacactggagtccagagagcaggaagatgattgagtctctgggaaaactggcttttgagcagttgcagaaaggcaacctgatcttctatgaatcagacctgacagagtgtggcttcaatatcagagcagcctcagtgtactcaggagtgttcacacaggtctttaaagaggagagagggct agagagtgtgatcttccagaaaacagtctacagctttgttcatctgagcgttcaggagtttctggctgcagtctacatgtaccactgttacaccagcagcaacacagaggtACTGGAGGACTCCCTGGGAGGATACCACCATAACTCATTTCTGGAGTATTTTCTAATGGAAGTCATGGATAAATCCTTcaaaagtaaaaatggccaTCTGGACCTggttgtccgcttccttcatggcttctctctggagtccaagcagagtctcttaggaggcctgctgggtcagacagacaacagtccagaaaccatccagagcaTCCTCgacaacctgaaggagatggaCAGTGACaagtattactattatcatAATGGTAGTGACTGTATCCCTCCGGACAGAAGCATCAAcctcttccactgtctgatggaaatgaacgaccgctcagtacacCAGGAGATCcgagagttcctgaagtcagagaacagattaTGGGAGTACCTCTCTGatatccactgctcagctctggtcGACATGCTGctgatgtcagaggaggttctggatgagttggacctggagAAGTACAAAGCATCAGAGGAGGGACGacagagactgatcccagctgtgaggaactgtaGAAAGGCtgt ATTTTCTTGCTGTGGACTCAGAGacactcactgtgaagttgtggcctcagctctAAAGTCCAACccccatctgacacatctggacctgagtaaaaACTATCTGGTGGATTCATCAGTGaagtgtctgtctgctggactggagagtccaaactgtagactggagactctgag tttGAGGTGGTGCGGTTTGACAGATATCCGATGTGCTTCTCTGATCTCCGCTCTGAAaaacaacccctcccatctgagagagctggatctgtgGGGAAATCAGCTGCAGGAGTTAAGTCTGAAGCCTCTGTGTAATTTtctggagagtccagactgtagactggagactctggg ATCAAAGGCCTGCGgattgtcagagatcagctgtgcttctctggcctcagctctgaaggctaacccctcccatctgagagagctggatctgagtgaCAAtgacctgaaggattcaggagtAAATCTGCTGAATGGTTTTCTGGAGAgcccaaactgtagactggagactctgag ATCAAAGGACTGCGgattgtcagagatcagctgtgcttctctggcctcagctctgaaggctaacccctcccatctgagagagctggatctgagtgacaacaacctgaaggattcaggagtAAATCTGCTGAATGGTTTTCTGGAGAgcccaaactgtagactggagactctggg gTTGAGTTGCTGTAGTTtgacagagatcagctgtgcttctctggcctcagcggtgaagtgcaacccctcccacctgagagagctggatctgagtaacaacgacctgaaggattcagacgtgaagcagctgattgatcttcagcagagtccagactgcagactggaga GATGA